AAACGCCACAGTCCATTACCGTTGTGTGGCCCGAATGGGGTGTCACCGATTGTCCGGTGCATGAGGCTGCAAGATTCCATACGGAATCCGTAGCAATCTTGACTCGCCAACGCCGGATACGCCACAAATTCGTTCATGAACCCCACAACGAGCGGATGGTCAGAGAGTTTCTGCATCGGTCCACCGAGAGGGGAACGCTCATGCTCAGGGATAGAATCCGGGTTGTCACGCAACTGGTAACCAAATTCCCGCATCTCTTTAACTTCGTTTTCTGTCAACACGCCCGGGATCAATACCCACCCTTTACTATCGAAGATATACTTCTGTTCCTGAGTGGGTTCAATCACCGGTTCACCGTCCGAATTGGTTCGGGTTAAATCGGTCTCATCTGGATCTAGGTTCGCTCCCAAGTTCTTATCGACAATGAACGGTTTCGCATAAGTGTCGTCTGTTAATGCCATAGAAGAATATCTCCTCCAATAGTCGATGGGATTCAGGGATCAGCGGGATAACCAAGTCCTGTCTCCCACTTTCGTAACGATTAGCTTGCGTCTTGACTTGTCTTATAGCCGGACACAATGGTGTTAGTGTTACCCTCTAGTACATTGTTCGGATCAATCCGGTACGGGTCATCGTCATACCGACCAACGGGGCGCATCGCCGAATCGTGATAGCCAAAGCGGACAGATCGACGCCACTTATCGGTACGGTTCACTGAAGAATATCACATCCCCGGCTTTTGCGGGTATGGGAATAGACTCTACTCTGTCCGGGTGGTACACATCGGTTGGCAGATGCGGCGCGGTGTCGGGCCCCATGATGTGTTCAAGACCCCCATCCTTATGGCTACCCGGCACGACGCAAAGGCTTCCACTCTCAAGCGGCGTATCATCGAGGTGAAGCAGACAGTCGACAAAATCTAGACCATCGTGCGGATAGAAGGGATAGTCCTGATGCATCGGGAAGGGAGTCCCTCGTTCCGGGGGCTTTGCGTGTAAAACGGTGTGATGCCACTGAACACTNNNNNNNNNNNNNNNNNNNNNNNNNNNNNNNNNNNNNNNNNNNNNNNNNNNNNNNNNNNNNNNNNNNNNNNNNNNNNNNNNNNNNNNNNNNNNNNNNNNNNNNNNNNNNNNNNNNNNNNNNNNNNNNNNNNNNNNNNNNNNNNNNNNNNNNNNNNNNNNNNNNNNNNNNNNNNNNNNNNNNNNNNNNNNNNNNNNNNNNNNNNNNNNNNNNNNNNNNNNNNNNNNNNNNNNNNNTTCGTTATACGCGTTAATTTGTTCCTGCGTTAGCATGAGTAACCTCCGGTGGTAGAAGATTGATTCAATTAACTGATTCCGTTTCCGTACCGTGAAACGGTTTTAACTATTCTC
Above is a genomic segment from Candidatus Poribacteria bacterium containing:
- a CDS encoding phytanoyl-CoA dioxygenase family protein, with the protein product MALTDDTYAKPFIVDKNLGANLDPDETDLTRTNSDGEPVIEPTQEQKYIFDSKGWVLIPGVLTENEVKEMREFGYQLRDNPDSIPEHERSPLGGPMQKLSDHPLVVGFMNEFVAYPALASQDCYGFRMESCSLMHRTIGDTPFGPHNGNGLWRFPGDSHFYHCVPGRAHSGLTRVVWEFNPVKKGQGGTLFVTASHKAVYTAPPSIQDPGSPLWDTYSCPAGSLMFFTEAITHSSSAWTNTENDRLAIFSCYNTVDTKWHDWDPHPTLLESMPPKRRTLFRPVHAANNLINPEEG
- a CDS encoding phytanoyl-CoA dioxygenase family protein, producing the protein SVQWHHTVLHAKPPERGTPFPMHQDYPFYPHDGLDFVDCLLHLDDTPLESGSLCVVPGSHKDGGLEHIMGPDTAPHLPTDVYHPDRVESIPIPAKAGDVIFFSEPYR